From Deltaproteobacteria bacterium, one genomic window encodes:
- a CDS encoding glycosyltransferase: MKVMLFIHQFRDPSAGGTEVYCRTLAHELKRQGAEVLVVTVDRTLHRPAYSWSRETVDGLDVRFLATPPAERMGFDTWHDDPMTDRQISGLLESERPGAIHLLHLSGLSAGWLAGVPRPGPFVAMTLADHWLYCARGQLLDSDLNLCDGPEASRCARCLGFTGAAYWRHRYKHRWSSGTARVDNRWVRLESGLKRVDLFISPSEDLAARHVELGLVPVGKSVAARYGFPLPGQSARPAPPGRRRIVFIGSLMYSKGAHILLEAFSRLGAPELSLELYGRWSDYHGRGGYRDDCARFLAGPRVTDCGPVPHEEVPPVLARADLLAVPSIWPENSPLVVQEAFLAGTPVMASRIGGLKELVTDGEDGILVTPGDVGAWARALGEWAAGTPVLGGLGAARGKVRSISDDAAGLLRFYGERSHAA; this comes from the coding sequence ATGAAAGTCATGCTCTTCATCCACCAGTTCCGCGACCCCTCGGCCGGGGGGACGGAGGTCTACTGCCGCACACTCGCCCATGAACTGAAGCGGCAGGGGGCGGAGGTTTTGGTGGTCACGGTGGACCGGACCCTGCACCGGCCCGCCTATTCATGGAGCCGGGAAACCGTTGACGGCCTGGATGTGCGGTTCCTTGCAACCCCGCCCGCCGAACGGATGGGATTCGACACCTGGCACGATGACCCCATGACCGACCGCCAGATATCGGGGCTTCTGGAATCGGAACGGCCCGGCGCCATCCATCTGCTCCACCTGTCGGGTCTCTCCGCCGGGTGGCTGGCCGGTGTTCCCCGCCCCGGTCCCTTTGTCGCCATGACGCTCGCCGATCACTGGCTCTACTGTGCACGGGGACAGCTTCTCGATTCGGACCTGAACCTGTGCGACGGCCCGGAGGCCTCTCGCTGCGCCCGGTGCCTGGGCTTCACGGGGGCCGCCTACTGGCGCCACCGTTACAAGCACCGGTGGAGTTCAGGAACGGCCCGCGTGGACAACCGCTGGGTCAGGCTGGAATCCGGACTGAAGCGCGTGGACCTTTTCATTTCGCCCTCCGAAGACCTCGCCGCCCGTCACGTGGAGCTGGGGCTGGTCCCGGTCGGGAAATCCGTGGCCGCCCGGTACGGTTTTCCGCTGCCGGGGCAGTCCGCCCGCCCGGCGCCACCGGGCCGCAGGCGGATCGTGTTCATCGGGTCGCTGATGTACTCGAAGGGCGCCCACATACTGCTGGAAGCATTTTCGCGGCTCGGCGCGCCGGAGCTTTCCCTGGAACTGTACGGAAGGTGGAGCGACTACCACGGGCGGGGCGGCTACCGTGACGACTGCGCGCGTTTTCTCGCCGGACCGCGGGTGACAGACTGCGGACCGGTCCCGCACGAGGAAGTTCCTCCGGTGCTTGCCCGTGCCGACCTATTGGCGGTGCCGAGCATCTGGCCGGAAAACTCGCCGCTCGTCGTGCAGGAGGCATTTCTGGCCGGCACTCCGGTGATGGCGAGCCGCATCGGTGGCCTGAAAGAACTGGTGACGGACGGAGAGGACGGGATACTGGTGACGCCGGGTGATGTGGGTGCATGGGCGCGGGCGCTCGGCGAATGGGCCGCCGGGACTCCGGTACTCGGCGGACTGGGAGCCGCCCGCGGGAAGGTCCGGTCGATTTCGGACGATGCCGCCGGTTTGCTTCGTTTCTACGGGGAGCGCTCCCATGCGGCCTGA
- a CDS encoding glycosyltransferase encodes MPSSVPARPGVVIPVCDDLRGTARLVRALLAGSLVPARIVCVDSSAAPDLYRLLVTVIAPEARKAGSDFTVIRLEPGRFNHGWTRNLGIALCGAELVALFSQDALPEKDCLSALVRRIMADERLAGVFARQMPFDSTPEPVRRRVDAHYPANPDAADPLRAAGVVRFDSVAGIIRLKAWLDRPFPLVEIAEDIEWARILSGRGWKFAYEPSAAVFHAHDLDGRADFERGVRLHRLLSRVYGLRTVPSLAGALKGVATLVRQREHRFPEAVGEVFGQYVGGLIGGLERTAGRHYATYIEEVPEAGA; translated from the coding sequence ATGCCGTCTTCAGTTCCAGCCCGTCCGGGGGTGGTCATTCCCGTCTGCGACGACCTTCGCGGCACGGCCCGGCTGGTCCGGGCCCTGCTTGCGGGGAGTCTCGTACCGGCGAGGATCGTCTGCGTCGATTCGTCGGCCGCGCCGGACCTGTACCGCCTGCTGGTGACGGTAATCGCTCCGGAAGCCCGGAAGGCCGGTTCTGATTTCACCGTGATCCGGCTGGAGCCGGGCAGGTTCAACCACGGCTGGACACGCAACCTCGGAATCGCCCTGTGCGGGGCCGAACTGGTGGCCCTTTTTTCCCAGGATGCCCTGCCGGAAAAAGACTGCCTTTCGGCCCTCGTGCGGCGAATCATGGCGGATGAGCGGCTGGCGGGTGTATTTGCCAGACAGATGCCTTTCGATTCGACCCCGGAGCCGGTCCGCCGCCGTGTGGACGCCCATTACCCGGCAAACCCGGATGCGGCCGATCCGCTCCGGGCGGCCGGTGTTGTCCGTTTCGACAGCGTGGCCGGAATTATCCGCCTGAAGGCCTGGCTGGACCGCCCGTTTCCGCTGGTGGAGATCGCCGAGGACATCGAGTGGGCCCGCATCCTCTCCGGGCGCGGGTGGAAGTTCGCCTACGAACCCTCGGCCGCCGTTTTCCATGCACACGATCTCGACGGCCGCGCCGATTTCGAGCGGGGCGTCAGGCTCCACCGGCTGCTCTCCCGCGTGTACGGCCTTCGCACCGTGCCGTCGCTGGCGGGCGCCCTGAAAGGGGTTGCCACGCTGGTTCGACAGCGGGAACACCGGTTCCCTGAGGCAGTGGGCGAGGTGTTCGGCCAGTACGTCGGCGGCCTGATCGGCGGGCTGGAGCGGACGGCCGGCCGCCACTACGCCACCTATATAGAGGAAGTGCCGGAGGCGGGTGCATGA
- a CDS encoding biotin/lipoyl-binding carrier protein, which translates to MSTPVNAHITGVVWKIVVKPGDQVSEGQEVVILESMKMEMPVEAPCAGTISKILVKENDSVKEGDPVAEID; encoded by the coding sequence ATGAGTACACCTGTCAATGCGCATATTACCGGGGTCGTCTGGAAGATCGTCGTCAAGCCGGGCGATCAGGTTTCCGAAGGCCAGGAAGTCGTGATCCTCGAATCCATGAAAATGGAGATGCCAGTCGAGGCCCCGTGCGCCGGGACCATATCGAAAATTCTCGTGAAAGAAAACGATTCCGTGAAGGAAGGCGACCCGGTTGCCGAGATCGACTGA
- a CDS encoding tetratricopeptide repeat protein: METNSPLDDGVNRPQAPESVNETANENAGPAESGSGGSQPQSSRLLITGGLVVLLGLVWFAWSTVFPGGFHLDDLPNITKNKRLAAVVQGKGSIQSYALQSPAKYRPLPYVTFALNAKQLSMKGRKVEWKAEPFLKTNIGIHMAAAVMVFLLLRTLLRVHAPGWTPLVRDGSALLGAAMWALNPVQTAAVSYTVQRMALMATLFIVICLWSWVRWRESGKIVFAVTALAAFTLGMASKEIAATAVLVIVLYEWLLRPERKLCAAGYTLITVMAAAPAVLFYFYMQASPVHWASAGDPLANRDYNSVERVMTQGRVLWHYVSLWLAPLLGRLHLEYAVPVSRGLLDPATTVLAWLAWAGAVAGAIALRRRSPLAAFGVLSFLAFASVESSFLNLVMAFQYRLYLPSLALAGLVAGAAGWFVSRQGRSPALLAVAAVAILAFYVPVAQARNREWSSSIGLLTADIGRVPLGARSYYNLARKIDKKGDQEQKLSLLEKALELDYGVDACLEAASVRSRKPGMVERGEKMFQTCEERYGLSTGLLLNWGGFYKNAGDEAAARARYQRGLDLDPEEARLHANYGSSLYREGRMDEAEERLHHALSLNPRLASAHVSLGMLYFRKGEDEKANEHVKQANRYGFRIPAGLVRMLAKQGVKKPGAGPDKAGTADPDPADTGHDDDDGDLTP, encoded by the coding sequence TTGGAAACGAACTCCCCTCTCGACGACGGCGTGAATAGACCACAGGCACCGGAATCTGTCAACGAGACGGCGAACGAAAACGCCGGCCCCGCCGAATCAGGTTCAGGCGGATCGCAGCCCCAAAGCAGCAGGCTGCTCATCACGGGCGGACTCGTTGTGCTGCTGGGCCTTGTGTGGTTTGCCTGGTCAACGGTATTTCCCGGCGGATTCCATCTCGACGATCTGCCGAACATCACCAAGAACAAGAGGCTCGCCGCCGTCGTCCAGGGCAAGGGCTCCATCCAGTCGTATGCACTCCAGAGCCCGGCCAAATACCGTCCCCTCCCGTACGTGACCTTCGCACTCAACGCCAAGCAGCTCAGCATGAAGGGCCGCAAGGTGGAGTGGAAGGCAGAACCCTTCCTGAAGACGAACATCGGTATCCACATGGCGGCAGCCGTGATGGTGTTCCTTCTCCTGAGGACGCTATTGCGGGTTCATGCGCCTGGCTGGACGCCCCTCGTGCGGGACGGCTCGGCCCTGCTCGGGGCCGCGATGTGGGCACTGAACCCGGTCCAGACGGCGGCGGTCAGCTACACCGTGCAGCGCATGGCGCTCATGGCGACGCTCTTCATCGTGATCTGCCTGTGGAGCTGGGTCCGGTGGAGGGAATCGGGCAAGATAGTATTCGCCGTGACCGCCCTTGCCGCCTTCACCCTCGGCATGGCCTCCAAGGAAATCGCGGCGACGGCCGTGCTGGTGATCGTGCTCTACGAATGGCTCCTCAGGCCGGAACGGAAGCTGTGCGCGGCGGGCTATACCCTCATCACGGTCATGGCCGCGGCCCCGGCGGTGCTGTTCTACTTCTACATGCAGGCCTCCCCGGTCCACTGGGCCTCGGCCGGCGATCCGCTTGCCAACCGCGACTACAACTCGGTCGAGCGGGTGATGACCCAGGGCCGTGTGCTCTGGCACTACGTATCGCTGTGGCTGGCTCCCCTGCTGGGCCGTCTGCACCTTGAATATGCCGTCCCGGTGTCCCGCGGCCTGCTTGATCCGGCGACGACGGTACTCGCCTGGCTTGCCTGGGCCGGCGCCGTGGCGGGGGCCATCGCCCTGCGCAGGCGCAGCCCGCTCGCCGCATTCGGCGTCCTGTCGTTCCTCGCCTTCGCTTCCGTGGAAAGCTCGTTCCTGAACCTCGTGATGGCCTTCCAGTACCGCCTGTACTTGCCGTCGCTGGCACTGGCCGGCCTTGTGGCCGGAGCCGCCGGATGGTTCGTCTCGCGGCAGGGCCGCAGCCCGGCCCTCCTCGCCGTGGCGGCCGTCGCCATTCTGGCGTTCTATGTGCCGGTGGCACAGGCACGGAACCGCGAGTGGTCGTCATCCATCGGCCTGCTGACGGCGGATATCGGCCGCGTCCCGCTCGGCGCACGGTCGTACTACAACCTCGCCCGGAAGATCGACAAGAAGGGCGACCAGGAGCAAAAGCTGTCGCTGCTGGAGAAGGCCCTGGAGCTGGACTACGGCGTCGATGCCTGTCTCGAAGCCGCCTCGGTGCGGTCCCGCAAGCCGGGCATGGTCGAGCGGGGCGAGAAGATGTTCCAGACCTGCGAGGAGCGGTACGGCCTTTCGACCGGGCTGCTGCTCAACTGGGGCGGCTTCTACAAGAACGCCGGGGACGAAGCGGCCGCACGGGCCCGCTACCAGCGCGGCCTCGACCTGGATCCCGAGGAAGCACGGCTGCACGCCAACTACGGCTCGTCGCTGTACCGGGAAGGCCGGATGGACGAGGCCGAGGAACGGCTCCACCATGCCCTCTCCCTGAACCCCAGGCTCGCCTCGGCGCATGTGTCCCTCGGCATGCTGTATTTCCGCAAGGGCGAGGACGAGAAGGCCAACGAGCACGTGAAACAGGCGAACCGTTACGGGTTCCGCATACCGGCGGGCCTCGTCCGCATGCTGGCCAAG